The Alloyangia pacifica DNA segment TCCGAGAGGTCGAAGGGGAAGGACACGCCCTCCGGGCATTGGGAGCTGGCGGGCCTGCCCGTCCCTTGGGATTGGCACTACTTCGCCGTCGCGCAGCCGGTCTTTCCGGCGCAGCTGCTGGCCGAGGTCTGCGAGATCGCCGGGGTCGAGGGCACGCTCGGCAACTGCCACGGCTCGGGCACGGTGATGCTGGACCAGTTCGGCCCGGAGCACCAGCGCAGCGGCTGGCCGATCTGCTACACCTCTGCCGACAGCGTCTTCCAGATCGCCGCGCATGAAGAGAGCTTCGGGCTGGAGCGCCTGCTCGATCTTTGTGAGAAGATCGCGCCAACCCTGCACGAGATGAAGGTGGGAAGGGTCATCGCGCGACCTTTCGTCGGCGCACCGGGCCGCTACAGGCGCACCACCAACCGGCACGATTACGCGATCATGCCGCCGGAACCGATCCTCACCAACTGGGCGCAGGACGCCGGGCGGCGCGTCTACGCCATCGGCAAGATCGGCGACATCTTCTCGATGCAGGGCATCGACGAGGTCCGCAAGGGCGATGATGCCACGCTCATGAGGCACCTGTCCGATCTCGTGGACAGCGCCGAGGACGGCGCGCTTACCTTTGCCAACTTCGTCGAGTTCGACAGCCTCTATGGCCACCGCCGCGACGTTTCGGGCTACGCCCGGGCGCTGGAATGGTTTGACGTGGAGCTCGGGAAGCTGCTGCCGCGCCTGCGCGAGGGCGACCTGCTGCTGATCACCGCCGATCATGGCAACGATCCCACGTGGACGGGCACCGACCACACCCGCGAGAGGGTCCCGGTGCTTGTGTACGGGCGCGGGGCAGGGCAGATCGGGCAGATCGCATTCGCCGATGTGGCGGCAAGTATCGCGGCGCACCTCAAGGTGCCCGCACAAGGACCGGGAAGGAGCTTCCTTTGAGAGACCCAAGAGACCACGACGAGGAAAGCCTGCACCGGATCAAGGGCTTGCCCAAGGTCGAGCTGCACCTGCACATCGAGGGCGCAGCCCCGCCGTCCTTCATCCGCGGGCTGGCGCAGGAGAAGAAGGTGCGCCTCGACGGCGTGTTCGCCGAGGATGGCTCCTACATCTACCGTGACTTCGTGCATTTCCTCGAGGTCTACGAGGCGGCCACCTCGGTGCTGAAATCGCCCGAGGATTACGCCCGGCTGACCCGCGCCGTGCTCGAGGAATGCGCGAAGAATGGCGTGATCTACGCCGAGACCTTCATCTCGCCCGACTTCTGCGGCGGCGGCGATCTGGGTGCGTGGCGCGAGTATCTGCACGCCATGCAGGACGCGGCGGACAGCGCCGAGCGCGAGATGGGCATCACCCTGCGCGGCGTGGTCACCTGCGTGCGCCACTTCGGCCCAGAGAAGGCCAAGGCCGCGGCGCGCTGCGCCGCCGAGACCGCGGGCGACTGGATCTGCGGCTTCGGCATGGGCGGCGACGAGAACCGCGGCGAGCAGCGCGATTTTGCCTACAGCTTCGACATGGCCCGCGAGGCCGGGTTGCGGCTGACAACACATGCCGGCGAATGGCGCGGCGCGGCCGAGGTGCGACGCGCGATCGAGGATCTCGGGGTCGAGCGCATCGGTCACGGCGTGCGCGCCATCGAGGATCCGGCGCTGGTCGATCTCATCGCCGAGCGCGGCATCACGCTCGAGGTTTGCCCCGGCTCGAACGTGCGGCTCGGTGTCTACCCCTCGCTGGCCGCGCACCCGATCCAGAAGCTGCGCGATCGCGGCGTCAGGGTCACCGTGTCGACGGATGACCCGCCGTTTTTCCATTCCACCATGGTGCAGGAGTACGAAAACCTTGCACGCACCTTCGGATGGGAAGAAGAGGACTTCATCGAGATTTCCAAGACCTCCGCAGATGCGGCCTTCTGCTCGGCCGACACGCGCGAGGCGCTGCTGAAAAGACTGGAGAGCGCATGAAACACCTGACCGTCGTCGAACACCCGTTGGTGCAGCACAAACTCACCCTGATGCGCGAGAAGGACACCTCCACCGCGTCGTTCCGCAAGTTGCTGCGCGAGATTTCCCTGCTGCTGGCCTATGAGGTCACCCGCGAGTTGCCCGTCACCACCAAGCAGATCGAGACCCCGCTCTGCGCGATGGAGGCCCCGACCATCGAGGGCAAGAAGCTGGCACTGGTGTCGATCCTGCGCGCCGGCAACGGTCTGCTCGACGGCATCCTCGAGCTGATCCCCGCCGCCCGCGTCGGCTTCGTCGGGCTTTACCGCGACGAGGAGACGCTGGAGCCGGTGCAATATTACTTCAAGGTCCCGAAGAACCTCGAGGACCGCACGGTGATCGCCGTCGACCCGATGCTCGCCACCGGCAATTCCTCGGTTGCCGCGATCGACCTGCTGAAACAGGCCGGCGCGCAGAACATCATCTTTCTGTGCCTGCTCGCCTCGCCCGAGGGCGTCAAGCGCATGGAAGAGGCGCATCCGGACGTTCCGATCATCACGGCCTCGCTCGACGAAAAGCTCAACGAGAAAGGCTATATCGTTCCGGGACTAGGGGATGCGGGGGACCGCATGTTCGGCACAAAATAAGCCCCCTCAACGCTTTACAGCTGCGCGGCGCTCATGCAATGCTGGCCGCGCAGCTTCCCGGGGGGCGACATGCGTATCAAGGTTTCGGCAAGTTCCGCCATTCTCACATTCGGCACGGCGATCGGCTCCGCTCTCATCGGCGCCCCCGTGCTGGCTCAGCGGATCGACACGATCAGCACTCCGGCAGAAGTGCCCCCTGCCAGCTATACCGAAGCGCAATACGTCGACAGCCGCGGCTGCGTGTTCATCCGCGCCGGTTTCGATGACGCGGTGATCTGGGTGCCGCGGGTCAGCCGCGCTGGCGAGCCGGTCTGCGGCTATGCGCCCAGCCTGTCCGGCCAGAGCCGCACCGCCGCCGCCGAGGCGCCCGCGGCCAAGCCCGCCCCGGTGATCGCGCCCGCGCCGGCGTCCAAACCCAAGCCCAAGCCGGTTCAGGCCGTAGCCGCGCCGGCCCCGAGCCGTGCCACCGGGCAGCCGATGGCCACGGTCGCCTCGAAACCCGCAGCCGTGGTCAAAGCTCCGGCCTCCAAGCCGCCCGCCGCCCCGGCGCCGCGGGTGGTTTCCAGAGTTCCGGCCGCGCCGGCGGGGTCGGTCGCGGCGGTCCCTGCAGGGGCGCTTGTCGGCGGCGCCTGCACCCCCGGCTTCAGCGGCGAGATCATCAGCGACGGCCGCACCCTGCGCTGCGGTCCTCAGGCGGCGCCCTATGCGACCGAGGTGCGCCGCGGCGAGGCGCCCGCGCCCGGCAAGAAGGTCTACTACAACAACGGCAATGGCACCGGCAGCTGGCAGGACGGCAAGCTCCTGGTGCCCGGCAGCACCCGCATCCTGCCGCGCCACGTCTACGAGGACGGCCGCGCCGAACGCGTGATCGTCCCCGCCGGATATCGTCCGGCCTGGGAGGACGACCGGCTGAACCCGCACCGCGCCTTGCAGACGGTCAAGGGGTATTACGACACCCAGCGCGTCTGGACCCACGAGGTGCCCCATGCCTCGACCGCCGGCACCGTGGTGACCGCCGTGGCCCCGCGCGTGCGTCTCGAGGGCGACCCGGCGCTGCGCCCCGCGCCCTCGACCACCGGCGCGGTGGTCGCCGCGGCCTCCGACAGCGTTTCCGACGAGGGTCCGGCGCTGCGCTACGTGCAGATCGGCGCCTTCGCCACGGCGGAAAGCGCCGGACAGGCGCGCAGCCGACTGCAGGCGGCGGGTCTGCCGGTGCAGGAACTGCTGCGCAAGTCCGACGGCCTGCGCCGCCTGAGGGTCGGCCCCTATTCCGACGCGCGCGCCGCCAGCCTCGCGCTGGCCAAGGTCCAGGCCACGGGCTACCGCAGCGCGACCCTGCGCTGAGCACAGCTTTCTGCTGGACGAAAATTGCCGGTGGAGGCGCGCGCAGCGCGTCGGGGGCAGCACCCGGGCCTTGCGTCACCGGGCCGAGCGCACTCCGCGAGCGGCGCCGCGCCGTCAGCCGCCGCAGATTCCCTGCAACCGCACCCAGTCCGCATCGCTCAGCACCGGCACGCTGCCCTCGGCGGCGCGCGGATCGCCCTCGACCAGAGGCAGCACCGACTCGCCGGTGATGTCGCGGGCATAGGCATAGGGCGAGCTGCGCAGCTCGATCTTCGCGAAGCCTTCCAGCAGCGCGTCGAGCGGCACCGGCACCTGCGGGCGGGTAAGAAGCACCTCGGCGTAGCTTTCCAGCGTGCCGCGCGGCAGCGAGCCGGTGGTCAGCAGCTTGAGGCTCGACCAGAGCCCGGCATGGCGCAGCAGATCGCCCAGCGGGTCCGACTGCTTGGCGCGCAACGACTCGGCAAGGATGTAGCCCGCCGCGACGTCCGGGTCCTCGTAGTCCTCGAGCAGATCGCTGCTCAGCAGGATGATCCCGCCGGGCAGATGCGCCGTGTCGCGGAGCCCGTCGTTGAGCACCACCAGATCGCCGCGCCGCGCCTCGCCCAGCACCCGCGCGGCGAGGTGGCGCAGCGGGCGCGCAGACTCGGTTGTGCCGCAGGGACGACCGGAGACTCGGGTGATCTGGCCAAGCAGGGCCTGGCCGATCTCGACGCGCTTGGCGCGGGGCACGACGCGCTCGGCATGGTCGAGCAGCGCGCCCGGCAGCCAGAGCAGGATTCCGGCGGCGACCAGCGCGGCAACGCCGATGATCATGCGCAGGCGGAGCTTCCCGGGCTTGGGACGCCGCCGTTCGATGTCGCGCAGCACCCGGTCGATGGCGTCGATCATCGTGCTCTCGTCCTCGGCCAGCTCCAGCGTTTCACCGGGATCACCGTCGGGATGATAGAGCGCCGGGCTGCGGCCCTTGTTGGCGCGCACCACGGCGGCCATCGACCAATGCGACAGCGCCCGGCCCGAGACGTCCGACACGGTCAGCGTGGCATCCCCCATCGACAGGATCACCTCGCGCCGCTGCGCGTCCGGCTCGGGCCGCCAGAGCGCGGTGGCTTCGAGGCGCTGGTACTCCTTGAGGGCTGTCATGCTCGGGGTGCGTTCTCGGCGATATTCGGGGCGTTTCTGGGGCGCTTGTCCGGGCCGGGGGGCCCGCTGCTCTGCCTTGTCTTCGCCTCTGATTATCAAGCTCCCCCAGCGGGAGCAATCTCTGCCGCGCGGCGCGGCCCGCGCGCGGCGCCGCTGTGCGGTCACGGTTGCGAAAAAGACGCGGGTTCCCGGGGGTTGCCGATGTTCAGCCCGGCGCGGCGTGGCGCGGCTAGGGTTGGCGGCATGATCATCTCGGGCTTCGGCTGAGGGCTGCGGCGATCGTGGCGACGGTCCGAAAAAATATGTTCGTTTAAGGGCGATTAACTATTTCGTTAACCATTTGTTAAGAAGTTCGCGATTTGACTGGCTGCACGGTCGCGACCTCGTACACTTGCGACCGTGCCAGGGGGTGAACCGCTCCTATGATCGTTTCCGTTTTCTTTATGCTGGCAAGCATTTGATCTTGGTTCGGGTACACCCTCTGGCATTTTTTGATCCCGCCCCACCTCTACAGACGCACGTCGTATCTGCCTGCCGCCGCCCGCTTCCCGGGCGCGCCTGCAGAGCAAGATGCACTCAGTGCACGGGATCGAGAAGGGCGTTCGGAAGGCGACAATCCTTAACGACGTCCTGGCCGCAGGGCACGGGCTCCAGCGCCTTTGACAGGCACAGTCGCGCCTCCTGGATGCGGCCGGACTGGCAGGTGATGGTCAGCATGTCCGGCTCCCAGCCGGGATTGGCCTGCAGGAAGGCCTCCTCGATCACCTCGGCCGGGAGGCTGACCGGCGCATCGAGGCGGCGCAGCACCTCGGGGCGGGTGACACCCTCGTAGGCGCGGCGGGCGAGCGCGAAGTAGTCCTGCGACGAGAGTCCTGCACAGGCGCCGTGCTTCTTCCACTGGTACCAGGCCAGCCCCGCCGTACCCATGATGTCGGCCATGGCGGCGGTCTCCTTGCGGCTCGGCGGGCGGGCGGAGCTGTCGCAATAGGAGGGGTAGCCGCGCGTGTATTGCGGCCAGAGCCCGTGCAGCACCCAGCCGAGCGGGCGGTCGCATTGCGGCGAGTTCCGCGCCTTGCCTTCGAGCGCGCACCAGGTCGGCGACCAGCTCAGCGACAGCACGTAGTAGTCGAACACCCCGGCGCGGTCGCCCTCGGCCCGGGCGGGCGTGGCACAGGTGACGGAGACGAGCAGGATCAGCAGCCAGCGCATTTTCTCTTCCCTCTTGGGTTCCGCGAGACTATATAGGCCCGAAGTTCCCCGACAACGGTAACCCGTCCTGGAGAAGTAATCCGGGACCTCCCGAGGCCAACGCCTTGGGGGAGGGGAGAAGATTTACGTAAGGAGATGACCCATGGCAAAACTGCTGCATCCCAAGGCGACCGCTGTCTGGCTCGTCGACAACACCACTTTGACCTTCAAGCAGATTGCCGACTTCACCGGCATGCACGAGCTGGAAATCCAAGGCATCGCCGACGGTGACGTGGCTGGCGGCGTGAAGGGCTTTGACCCGGTCGCCAACAACCAGATCGAGCAGATCGAGATCGACAAGGCCGAGAAGAACCCGCTCGCCAGGCTCAAGCTGAAGTACAACCCCGCCGCTGTCGACGAGGACAAGCGCCGCGGCCCGCGCTACACCCCGCTGTCGAAGCGCCAGGACCGTCCGAACGCGATCCTGTGGCTGGTGAAGTTCCACCCCGAGCTGACCGACGGCCAGATCTCCAAGCTGGTGGGCACCACCAAGCCGACGATCCAGTCGATCCGCGAGCGCA contains these protein-coding regions:
- a CDS encoding phosphopentomutase; the encoded protein is MMRAFLLVMDSVGIGGAPDAASYFNAGVPDTGANTLAHIAQACAEGRAEEGRSGPLRLPVLDALGMGVATRLASGEAVPGLGAEPSGLWGAASERSKGKDTPSGHWELAGLPVPWDWHYFAVAQPVFPAQLLAEVCEIAGVEGTLGNCHGSGTVMLDQFGPEHQRSGWPICYTSADSVFQIAAHEESFGLERLLDLCEKIAPTLHEMKVGRVIARPFVGAPGRYRRTTNRHDYAIMPPEPILTNWAQDAGRRVYAIGKIGDIFSMQGIDEVRKGDDATLMRHLSDLVDSAEDGALTFANFVEFDSLYGHRRDVSGYARALEWFDVELGKLLPRLREGDLLLITADHGNDPTWTGTDHTRERVPVLVYGRGAGQIGQIAFADVAASIAAHLKVPAQGPGRSFL
- a CDS encoding adenosine deaminase; translation: MRDPRDHDEESLHRIKGLPKVELHLHIEGAAPPSFIRGLAQEKKVRLDGVFAEDGSYIYRDFVHFLEVYEAATSVLKSPEDYARLTRAVLEECAKNGVIYAETFISPDFCGGGDLGAWREYLHAMQDAADSAEREMGITLRGVVTCVRHFGPEKAKAAARCAAETAGDWICGFGMGGDENRGEQRDFAYSFDMAREAGLRLTTHAGEWRGAAEVRRAIEDLGVERIGHGVRAIEDPALVDLIAERGITLEVCPGSNVRLGVYPSLAAHPIQKLRDRGVRVTVSTDDPPFFHSTMVQEYENLARTFGWEEEDFIEISKTSADAAFCSADTREALLKRLESA
- the upp gene encoding uracil phosphoribosyltransferase; the protein is MKHLTVVEHPLVQHKLTLMREKDTSTASFRKLLREISLLLAYEVTRELPVTTKQIETPLCAMEAPTIEGKKLALVSILRAGNGLLDGILELIPAARVGFVGLYRDEETLEPVQYYFKVPKNLEDRTVIAVDPMLATGNSSVAAIDLLKQAGAQNIIFLCLLASPEGVKRMEEAHPDVPIITASLDEKLNEKGYIVPGLGDAGDRMFGTK
- a CDS encoding SPOR domain-containing protein — its product is MRIKVSASSAILTFGTAIGSALIGAPVLAQRIDTISTPAEVPPASYTEAQYVDSRGCVFIRAGFDDAVIWVPRVSRAGEPVCGYAPSLSGQSRTAAAEAPAAKPAPVIAPAPASKPKPKPVQAVAAPAPSRATGQPMATVASKPAAVVKAPASKPPAAPAPRVVSRVPAAPAGSVAAVPAGALVGGACTPGFSGEIISDGRTLRCGPQAAPYATEVRRGEAPAPGKKVYYNNGNGTGSWQDGKLLVPGSTRILPRHVYEDGRAERVIVPAGYRPAWEDDRLNPHRALQTVKGYYDTQRVWTHEVPHASTAGTVVTAVAPRVRLEGDPALRPAPSTTGAVVAAASDSVSDEGPALRYVQIGAFATAESAGQARSRLQAAGLPVQELLRKSDGLRRLRVGPYSDARAASLALAKVQATGYRSATLR
- a CDS encoding ribonuclease T2 family protein, whose amino-acid sequence is MRWLLILLVSVTCATPARAEGDRAGVFDYYVLSLSWSPTWCALEGKARNSPQCDRPLGWVLHGLWPQYTRGYPSYCDSSARPPSRKETAAMADIMGTAGLAWYQWKKHGACAGLSSQDYFALARRAYEGVTRPEVLRRLDAPVSLPAEVIEEAFLQANPGWEPDMLTITCQSGRIQEARLCLSKALEPVPCGQDVVKDCRLPNALLDPVH
- a CDS encoding DUF1013 domain-containing protein — protein: MAKLLHPKATAVWLVDNTTLTFKQIADFTGMHELEIQGIADGDVAGGVKGFDPVANNQIEQIEIDKAEKNPLARLKLKYNPAAVDEDKRRGPRYTPLSKRQDRPNAILWLVKFHPELTDGQISKLVGTTKPTIQSIRERTHWNIQNMQPIDPVALGLCRQSELDAAVAKAAKNRDEVMTDDERRKLVSTEQSLGMDSHEPRLPTAIEGLETFSLSDPRGEDDEEEDKGPSDFSDADSFFNLPSSDEDDDEDDSDDPRG